In Tachypleus tridentatus isolate NWPU-2018 chromosome 7, ASM421037v1, whole genome shotgun sequence, a genomic segment contains:
- the LOC143258035 gene encoding uncharacterized protein LOC143258035 encodes MVTTILWIAWYLTVLLDTTQTQSCGPRMSARLMKEIPCDMSKISYCSFPGSAYPWQAVRRYIHNNQGLVRRMYGDQRYSFVIQEDIETQRQRYINIPSSPNFRKQKAAQEQSNTRQQEFSQTVTTFPLKWDPKSTTEITVTTHSAGPQDDQVIVTSRLDEADPKTELLTSSAPFTDFLEMVETVATFSSDTEPTSSFDTAITTTNFNDTEQYSTTPEDKTTTTVTVVPHNTTTSTSRKTEIGNLTAGSTEFLHDAKNSENDNSTNNLSYYDKSEMEGKNNAINSNKFDSAKKRHNRPLLKTGVNACPVKEEITAPYWANNTRGETLALLNVYPFEQYVHWEKCAFENHQMFCRKGCRCEQQYQLHRLLALDPKNECRGIFSDWFQFPSSCLCICYDLSMEVLQLRVRTGRQN; translated from the exons ATGGTGACAACAATACTGTGG ataGCATGGTATTTAACTGTATTGCTCGACACAACACAAACCCAATCTTGTGGTCCCCGTATGAGTGCTCGACTTATGAAAGAAATTCCATGCGATATGTCAAAAATCTCTTACTGTTCCTTTCCAGGAAGTGCTTATCCTTG GCAAGCAGTCCGTAGGTACATACATAATAACCAAGGACTAGTGAGACGAATGTATGGAGATCAACGCTATAGTTTCGTTATACAAGAAGATATTGAAACTCAAAGACAACGATATATTAATATACCATCTTCTCCTAATTTTCGAAAACAAAAAGCCGCCCAAGAACAATCAAACACGCGGCAACAGGAATTTTCCCAAACCGTAACTACATTTCCACTTAAGTGGGACCCTAAAAGCACCACTGAAATAACTGTGACAACGCACTCTGCCGGTCCACAGGATGATCAGGTTATTGTGACTTCTCGTTTGGACGAAGCTGATCCCAAAACAGAATTACTAACTTCTTCAGCACCTTTCACCGATTTCTTAGAAATGGTGGAAACCGTTGCAACGTTTTCAAGTGACACAGAACCGACGTCGTCTTTCGATACGGCCATAACGACAACGAACTTTAACGATACAGAACAATATTCAACCACACCAGaagacaaaacaacaacaactgttacgGTCGTCCCTCACAACACAACAACTTCCACTTCTAGAAAGACGGAAATAGGTAATCTGACTGCAGGATCTACTGAGTTCCTCCATGATGCCAAAAATTCAGAAAATGACAATTCGacaaataatttatcttattatGATAAGAGTGAAATGGAAGGAAAGAACAATGCTATTAATTCCAATAAATTCGATTCCGCAAAAAAACGACACAACAGACCCCTCCTGAAGACTGGCGT AAATGCATGTCCAGTGAAAGAAGAAATCACCGCACCATACTGGGCTAACAATACACGAGGAGAAACACTTGCCTTACTTAATGTCTATCCTTTCGAGCAATACGTACATTGGGAGAAATGCGc TTTCGAAAATCACCAGATGTTTTGCAGGAAAGGCTGTCGTTGTGAGCAGCAGTACCAACTTCATCGACTTTTGGCACTTGACCCTAAAAACGAATGTCGAGGGATTTTTTCTGATTGGTTCCAATTTCCATCATCCTGTTTGTGTATCTGTTATGATCTGTCTATGGAAGTTTTACAACTGCGAGTTAGGACTGGTCGACAGAACtaa